The Solanum lycopersicum chromosome 2, SLM_r2.1 DNA window GCaatgttcaaaaaaaaaattcttgtatTACTACTTATTTTACACTCGTTAGATAGGTTCCAAGTGTCTCAAtgaaaattaaatgatgaattGCTTGATGTTTCATCCTcttatcaattaattttatctcATATGGATGGTCAGTAAATGATTTTCTCTAAGGAACCAACAACAATACGGAACTGTATATATAATAAGCTAAATAATACCGgtaatattatcattttaagATATGATCGGTGtataaattaaattcatttgaaTATGAACAATGATAAACTATATATCcttaaacaaagaaaagaacaagCCGAAGTTATAAGCAAAGTAATTTATTTACTTCAAGAGATAagctttaatttattatttgcaATAGTTTTCTTGTACTGAGGGATTTCATGTAtagttaaaatgattttttatcagTCAAACAGTTAGAAAACACAATGTTAAAAAATCAAATGCTTTAACatagtattaaaaaattataatagcaAAGCTCAAGGTACAACTTTATTTCTTAACGAAGTCCCTAAAAATTCATCATAACTCCGATTCAAGACGGATTATTGATGTTACCTATCACACAGACTCAACTGTGTAATTAAGATGATAGTTCAACTgataaaaagaaacaattaaATCATGTAAGAGCTCTGCCTCCTCTTCATCTATtctttaccatatatatttgattCAACTAGCTAGCTATAAGTGTTAAAAGTAAAGTTAATGCAACTTTTTAGCtctaacatatatttatatttggtttcaaattaacaaaacaacaacttaatataaatttttggaCTAAGATATATCAAGAAAAGTTTCACTTGATATACGTTTTTGGGTTATCGGATTGTAAAGATAGCAAATTATGAAATGCTTAACTATGAAAATATCTCAAGTTAAGTTCAAAGCTACAAAACTCAAACTACTTCGATATAGGATAGAACAAAGGAGTGATAGTATATGTTTTCAACACAATCGACCCTACATATTCTATCTAGATATGATAATTATATCATGGAATAACATCTCCATCTTCTTTGAAACTCGATTAATTCTATAATGTTCATCTTCTTCGTAGATCGAATTGGTTCACTTGTTATCTATATGATTAAAACATTGGACCAATCTAAGAAGACGAAGGATAATTTACACGAATAGAAACATAATCAAGCAAAATCAAGTCATTAGGTTTCAGAATTTTCACGATCTCAACAAACTCTTTTTACAATTTATAAGTAGAGATTACACAAGAAGTGCTCGCAAATCCCCCCTTTTGCGCAAGATTTTATGCACAAAAGAAGCACAATCaccaataataattatttagcaTTATATAATAAGGTATTTAGGTAATTTAATTACCTGATAGTTGCTTCTTCATTAACGACCCAATCTAAGAGCAGCTTTAGCATCAAGTCTCCATGCAAATCCTCCAAATTCCATCTTCCATACATCACATGGCATTGTCTGTGAGTTTTTGGTGTACAGTATCCTCACAGTGCATGCAAAAGCTGATGAGTTAGGCAACAATATTTTCTCCTTCACTACCAGCCACGTCACCAGCTCCGGCGAATTTCCGGAACCTTCTAGAGGATCAACCATTCTCCGGTACGCCAGATTCACCCACCGAACTCTATCTAAACCGTCTGATATCAACCCTGGACACGTGTCAGCCTCCagattcttcatcttctctgTATCCGTACTACCTAACGCTTCTCCGTCTACCAACGCGTTTGTTATCTGGTCTACCATCACCCATGACTCCACCACTCTTTTCTTCTGCATCTCAACCGTCCGATCTATCTGATCTGATCCTACGGGAAAAATCTCACTGTTCTCCGATTTCTGAAAATTCATCCAGAAAGGTCGAGATCCAGAATTTTCTAGACTATTTCGGACGCCGCTACTGCTTTGCGGCATCAGCTGTAGAGTTATACCAGCTCCGTTATCCTCATACAATGAAGATCCGTCTTTATTTGCTTCGTCTTCTTTGTTAGACTTGCACTTGCTACTTTTCTTAACTCTAACGTACTTTCTCTTCGCTCTTCTTTTGGTAACAAGTTCCATGTTGTTATTTTCCGGTGTAGATCCATCCGATGAACCTCCGGCGACAGGTTTCGGTGCGATCGGACGGAATCTTAGCATTATCCGGTTCATTATCGTGGTATCGTTTTTTCCACCGGCGTACTTAGCTGCTGGAAAACCATTTCCACCGTCCATCAAAGCTGAGGAGGTTTCTCCAGGAGGTTATTTTAGACtgataaaatgaaatttgaCCGGTTGCCGAGCAGATTATCATAGTTACAGCACAGTGCTAGGGGCGAAGGAAGGGCACGTGTCTAGGGCAAATGTAGAATAGTGAAGAGATATGATTGGTGCAGAGTGATTAGGTGGGTCCAGTGATAAAGTAGCGTATCCAGGGAAATTGGGTGTCCTGATTGGTGTGAAGGGATAATCCAATAAGAAGGTGGACACGTATATTGCACTGAGACAAAAAAGGTGCCACGTTATGTACCTTCTAAGTTGTGAGGACCAAAGTGGTGAATTACTTTTTGGTGGGAGGTTTCAATTACTGGACGCGTGTCAACTGCTAGAATTGTTACCTCTCACGCTCCTTGCTCGCTCCGTGAGAATCATTATATTCTcttacattttaatttgatttaaaaaaaaaaattaaatatttttctcatagaCCACCTAgccttaataaaataattctaaattacaaattttaaaagttttatttcCTTTCAAATGTCACCACCATATCAAAGAGTgccacatttttattttaagtttttcgcgaattttaaaaatattttaaattattagttattataatttataatattttttaaataatttataaatatgtatgtttcattttaaaaaaattaaagattttatataaataattaaatttaaattatttgaatataaaaaaaaatatcatataaattaagacagaaaaaataattgatctCTAGTGAGCGAAGAGAACGCGCTATTAtgagaattgttatagttaatAAGGCTATGGCATTCGGACGCGTGGGGATTATTAGGGGTGACTCCGGGGCCCAGGTAAAATTTTGGACCTGTTATTTCAGTCTTGGATGGTGAAAGGAAAAtagatgaataaaattaaatattataaatcgataagattaaaaaaaaattatggtatAAGAAGGGAAGAAATTTTTGCTAACACATGTTAtataaaaccaaaaagaaaccctaatttcTATGTACACACTATACATGGGTGATCAATGAATTCTACATTGATCGtgttgaaatttaaattatacagaaaaaaaatataatctctaCGCAAGAGTGATATATAAGTGTTTTGAATACTACATCAACCATGCTTTCGAATTACAAAATGTTATAAGCAAAAGTAGTGATATGAAAACACTATTGAGACAATCAAGTAGATTTTGATAAGATTCTCTCGTCATATTAAATGTTAGGAGTAaaggtttattttctttgtttttcatttaGAAGGATTTTCATTGGTTGcttgtatatatatgaaaacatATTGAGACAATTACGTAGATTTTCTTTAGATTCTATTTCCTAACTATTATTCCTTTCGTCTAATTATATGATGATTAAGTAATTTGAATAAAttgatcaattttattattttgattagcCTCTTAAAATTTGCTtagattttctaattttgtttaaactttaattataaggataaaatgaaaaaataataattaattttttccgATTCAGTAAATATTCAAGTAATTTATAGTAATATGTTCATCTAAATTGGGACAGAGtagtaaaaaattttaatattctaaAAGTTGTTCAAATATTACTGATATTGTGTGATTGCTTACTAATGAAACTCATCTTCCGAGGGATTTCATAAAGAAGAAAAgatttatattacaaaaatattatcctAATTAATggtgaattttaaaaaaaaaaaaattctattcctatatgttgtatataattttatttatat harbors:
- the LOC101250767 gene encoding uncharacterized protein; the encoded protein is MDGGNGFPAAKYAGGKNDTTIMNRIMLRFRPIAPKPVAGGSSDGSTPENNNMELVTKRRAKRKYVRVKKSSKCKSNKEDEANKDGSSLYEDNGAGITLQLMPQSSSGVRNSLENSGSRPFWMNFQKSENSEIFPVGSDQIDRTVEMQKKRVVESWVMVDQITNALVDGEALGSTDTEKMKNLEADTCPGLISDGLDRVRWVNLAYRRMVDPLEGSGNSPELVTWLVVKEKILLPNSSAFACTVRILYTKNSQTMPCDVWKMEFGGFAWRLDAKAALRLGR